In one Amaranthus tricolor cultivar Red isolate AtriRed21 chromosome 8, ASM2621246v1, whole genome shotgun sequence genomic region, the following are encoded:
- the LOC130821758 gene encoding uncharacterized protein LOC130821758: MLNVVHIDEKLFYITRTQQTFYLTPDEIEPHREIQSKRFVPKFMFMCAVARPIFSSKGEMVFDGKIGIFPFTHEVATQRSSKHRKRGEPQTKPIQSVTKVHTRDMIVHKILPTIRSKWPPHLSKTVFIQQDNAKPYILDDDEVFREVATLDRFSFHLVQQPPNSPDMNVLDLGFFRSIQWLQHQKSAYNYAQLINTVSAAFNNLHPNALKYVWIILQACKVEVIKKLGGID; encoded by the coding sequence ATGTTAAATGTAGTGCACATAGATGAAAAGTTGTTTTACATTACAAGGACACAACAAACTTTTTATTTGACTCCAGATGAAATAGAGCCACATAGAGAAATCCAATCTAAAAGATTTGTGCCCAAGTTCATGTTTATGTGTGCCGTTGCAAGACCAATATTTTCTAGTAAAGGTGAGATGgtttttgatggaaagatagggATATTTCCTTTTACACATGAAGTGGCAACACAAAGAAGTTCAAAACACAGGAAGAGAGGAGAGCCACAGACCAAACCAATACAATCAGTCACTAAAGTACACACAAGAGACATGATTGTGCACAAGATACTACCAACAATTAGAAGTAAATGGCCACCACATTTAAGCAAAACGGTATTCATTCAACAGGACAATGCTAAGCCATACATtttagatgatgatgaagtGTTTAGAGAGGTGGCAACACTTGATAGATTTAGCTTCCacttagtgcaacaacctcctaACTCACCAGATATGAATGTGCTTGACTTAGGATTCTTTAGGTCAATACAATGGTTACAGCATCAAAAATCAGCATACAACTATGCACAGTTAATAAACACAGTGAGTGCAGCATTTAACAATCTACATCCAAATGCATTGAAGTATGTATGGATCATACTACAAGCATGTAAAGTTGAGGTTATTAAGAAACTAGGTGGTATAGATTGA
- the LOC130821349 gene encoding cyclic dof factor 1-like, producing the protein MSQRNDPSIKLFGKMIQLGSNSVQHPSVLVSDCDSTTSDQNLLCSKQGKNRANQEASTDDMNTNQQGQQSSGSELEESKTPNSPSTNSENPEIITKNLSNKDEDHSDQASSNSESQDQTTLKKPDKIIPCARCSSMETKFCYFNNYNVNQPRYFCKNCQRYWTAGGSMRNVPVGAGRRKSKNSANSQHCHFVIPGASDGLVHHMIKHNGTFVAFGMDSSLASRSKVSMLDGSQHTLTNGFYKSENERECDITLSSSNLISIEKRQLCNDSRNPIAWQSGYPIWGEHLARPNWNLNWVPIQSMHSDRSSTNSSPSSSSLGKHSREGLKLMPFSKEKESEISRVVIPKTLRFDDPSEVAESSIWTTLGSKNNHIGSSNGKVALFGGSQQAKQVNYERRTINQSIEPSSMVFQANPVSFSMSLAFNEVAR; encoded by the exons TGTGTCTGATTGTGATAGTACTACCTCTGATCAGAACCTTCTGTGCtcaaaacagggcaaaaacagggcaaatcag GAAGCTAGTACAGATGATATGAACACCAATCAACAAGGGCAACAATCTTCAGGCTCAGAGTTAGAAGAATCTAAAACCCCAAATAGCCCTTCAACCAATTCTGAAAACCCTGAAATTATTACCAAAAACCTTTCTAATAAAGATGAAGATCATAGTGATCAAGCAAGTAGTAATTCTGAGTCACAAGATCAAACCACACTCAAAAAACCTGATAAAATCATACCTTGTGCTAGGTGTAGTAGCATGGAAACAAAATTCTGTTACTTTAACAACTACAATGTTAATCAACCCCGCTATTTCTGCAAAAACTGTCAAAGGTACTGGACTGCTGGCGGTTCTATGAGGAACGTTCCTGTCGGAGCTGGTAGACGGAAAAGCAAGAATTCCGCGAACTCCCAACACTGTCACTTTGTTATACCAGGAGCTTCTGATGGACTAGTCCACCACATGATTAAGCACAATGGAACATTTGTTGCGTTTGGGATGGATTCATCTCTTGCGAGTCGATCAAAAGTCTCGATGTTAGATGGGTCACAACATACTCTCACAAACGGGTTTTACAAGTCGGAGAATGAAAGGGAATGTGACATTACCTTGTCGAGTTCTAATTTGATTTCCATAGAAAAACGACAACTTTGTAATGATAGCCGAAACCCAATTGCATGGCAATCAGGGTATCCTATATGGGGTGAACACTTAGCAAGACCGAATTGGAACTTGAATTGGGTACCGATTCAATCAATGCACTCTGATCGATCTTCAACAAACTCAAGTCCTAGCTCGAGTTCCCTAGGAAAACATTCTAGGGAGGGTCTAAAGTTGATGCCGTTTTCTAAAGAGAAGGAATCGGAGATTTCAAGGGTCGTAATTCCAAAGACATTGAGGTTTGATGATCCTTCCGAGGTTGCTGAAAGTTCGATATGGACTACACTCGGAAGCAAGAACAATCATATTGGTTCATCTAATGGTAAAGTAGCATTGTTTGGAGGGTCACAACAAGCTAAACAAGTTAACTATGAGAGGAGAACAATCAATCAAAGCATTGAACCATCATCAATGGTTTTTCAAGCCAATCCCGTTTCATTCTCAATGTCCTTGGCATTTAATGAAGTTGCACGGTAA
- the LOC130820955 gene encoding probable calcium-binding protein CML46, translating into MIQNILSFIFNEKITMYLSKYLKTLKAIYLKRSNGTTNHDDQTSKVLVSSSEVTIVMRQLGLMSENDNNKNEFADEISDLEGLFGEEEPSLEEIWEAFKVFDENNDGLIDPIELGRVLSRLGYLKEELDIERCKKMISCFDGNNDGLLDFSDFLKFMQNCLC; encoded by the coding sequence atgattcaAAACATCCTTTCTTTCAtctttaatgaaaaaataactATGTATTTAAgcaaatacttaaaaacccttaaggcAATTTACTTGAAGAGGTCAAATGGCACTACAAATCATGATGATCAAACGAGCAAAGTCTTAGTAAGTTCAAGTGAGGTTACAATAGTTATGAGACAATTAGGATTAATGTCCGAAAACGATAATAATAAGAATGAGTTTGCGGATGAGATTAGTGATTTAGAGGGATTGTTTGGAGAGGAAGAGCCAAGTTTGGAGGAAATATGGGAAGCTTTTAAGGTATTTGATGAGAATAATGATGGGTTAATTGATCCAATAGAATTAGGTAGGGTTCTTTCTAGGTTGGGATACTTGAAGGAGGAATTAGATATTGAAAGGTGTAAAAAGATGATTAGTTGTTTTGATGGAAATAATGATGGGTTACTTGATTTTAGTGACTTCCTTAAGTTTATGCAAAATTGTTTGTGTTGA